A segment of the Candidatus Palauibacter australiensis genome:
TCGACGGATCCCGGCGCAGGGATCATTGCAGTCGAGCTTGACGCCGGCCGCGACTTCACGGTCACCGGCTTCGGCACCTTCGGAACCCGGCACCGCAAGGCGCGCATGGGTCGGAACCCGCAGACCGGCGAGTCGATTCAGATCGCGGCCATGAACGTACCCACGTTCAAGGCGGGCAAAGGGCTCAAGGATCGCGTTCGAGCCTAGAACGA
Coding sequences within it:
- a CDS encoding HU family DNA-binding protein — encoded protein: MTKDDFAAKLASQAGLSKASARDVIDCIFSTDPGAGIIAVELDAGRDFTVTGFGTFGTRHRKARMGRNPQTGESIQIAAMNVPTFKAGKGLKDRVRA